Genomic DNA from Nitrospinota bacterium:
TTCAAGAAAGGATCGATAAATTTCTTCGAATTTCACCACGCACCCCCAATAGAGATAGAACCTATCTCATTTGGCCCAAAAGACCCCCTGTTGCTAAAATCAAATGGTTTTCGCTTATAAATGTAGCAGATATCATATATATGGCAACTACCAAAAGCGGTAGTAGAATCAGGGCAATACATGACAATAATTCGAAATTCATATAACTATTTTTGCATCATAATGGGTCATGCAAATTTCAGTGTGTACTATGCCGTTTCATATATTCCTTTACCTACTCTTTGAAATATTTATTATGTTTTCTCATCCAGCTTTCCCCGCATTGAGACCTTTTCCCAGGGTAAATATCAGTCTCATTTTCGGGGTTTAAGATATGAGGACTTGCGCGAATGGAACGGAGGTTAAATATCTAGAATGGGAACTGCCGTTTGTAGATGGAGAAGGATGAATTGCGCGCGTCTTCGAGCGCCTTTTTGATTTTTTCCAGGTCCACCCCTTCCGGTTTTTTATCCAGGAGCGAGGAGTAGAATCTTTCGTAATACTCGTCGGGATAAACCATCACTTCTATTTCATATATGTTCCCTGAATAGATTTTTGGAAAGTTGAATTTTTTCTCGAATGTTTCACCAGGATCAAGGCGGGTGTCAAACCTCTCTGTCTTCATGTCAAGGTCGACCTTCCACTGTATCGGGTATTCGATAAGGGTTGATTCCATTTCGACCCCATTCAGATTTATCACCCTCCCTGTTACCGCGATCTTCGGCGTAACATATGTTGGAAACTTGTGGCCAGTTCCGGAATTTGTGATTGAAATTATCGCGAAATCGACCTCCTTGAGGATCTTGATCTTTACTCCGTTCTTGACCATCCTTTGCGAATGAATCCCCTGGAACGTATGTGTACGGTCGGCCATATGACACGATGCGCACGATTTCCCCTCTTTCGCCGCCGGTGAAGCCTTCCATTGCTCATAGGTGTCCTGCACCAATTTTCCGTTTACCCTTCTATCTTCCGGTTCGAACTGATGACAAGGTTTGCAGAACTCCGACCTGTTGAAATCGTCAACCGCCACGAAGCCGTTATGCGCCGCTTCCGGCGCCACCCATCTTTTTACAGGCGGGCCGTATCGCACATTCTTTCTGATGTGGCAAGCCGCGCACGCCACACCCTGCAACCTCAGGTTTCTGTTGTACAGACGGTTTTCTACTACGCGCCCTCCGGCAACGATATAAGGCTGTTGCTCGTACAGCGGGGAGTGGCAGGCCTGGCATGCGATCTGTGCCTCCTTGCTGAGCCACGGCTCATGGAGCTGTCCCGTTATCCCATGCCTCATCGCGCGGGAGTGGCGCGATGTGGTCCATTCAAGGTATTTCTGTTCGTGGCATGTTCCGCAATCCTCGGGCATGAGGGAAGCTTCGATCTCCGGCCAGTTTTTCGGGCTTTCCCCCTGCGGAGCCATCGGATGGTACCAGTATGAATCAAGCCATGAGGATGGAACCTTTGATTTTTCAGCCCCGGAATCCGAAAGTGTAATAAGAAATATTGAAAAGACGATTAGTACAAATCTGTTTTTCACGGAAAGGATATCCCGGTTGTTATCAAATTAAATCCCCTGCCGTCAATCAAGAATGACCTGATAAATTCTGTGCCTTCCACTTATCCCTTTCAGCTCAAAAAAGCCGACGTACCTTATCTTGTACTGTTCGGATTTGTCTATTTCCTTTTTCACGTATTCGGTGATGAGTATCCTGTTCACCAGCGGGAGCTCTTCCGGTTTCATTCCACCTTCATCCTCGATAAGGTTATCCGGTTTTACCCCCTCAACGCGGAAGGTCATGTTTACCGCAGTTCCCAGCCTGTCCCCTTTAGTATCGACCCTTGTTTCGCCATAATTCAGCGCTATGCGTATATCTATCTTTTCGTTATCCGGCACCGCGAGATTGTTCTTCTCAATGGTTTTGCTAACTTCCATGGCAAACTTCAATGCGTTGTCTATCTCCGAAAAGGTCATCAGGTAGCCGTCTCCTGTGCTCTTTGTGAACCGCACCCTGTTTCTGGCGGCTATCGGCTTGGAGGTCTCTACAAGCCTGGAGGTAACTCTCAGCGCGAATTCATCGCCGTAGTTGGCGCTCATATCCGTAGAGCCGACCAGGTCGAGAACGAGGATCGCCTCTGTAAGGATCTGTGTCTTGTCCGGGACTATCGAGGAAGAAATTACTCCTCCCCCCATCATCTCTTCCCTCTCCTGTTCCGCTATTATCTCGTTTGCCTTGACGGTGTGGCCTGTCATCTCCTTGATTATCTGCAGAGCGGCGTTCCTTATTTCAGTATCCGCATCCTTTACGATCCCCTTTATCAGCGGGAGCGCCGCCTTTGCCTTGAGGTTCCCAAGAGCAGTTAATGCCGACAGCCGTATCGCTCGGTCAGGATCGGCCAGGAAGTCGCCAAGAAATACTATCGCCTTGTCGCCGCCTATAGCCGCAAGCGCCCTCGGCACGCCCCACCTTACATCGGCGTCGTTCCCAAGCTCGATAATGCTGTCTACCGCGCGTTCATCCTTTAACTTGCCGAGCCCTTCGATAGCCTTCTCCCGCACCATCCAATCCTTGTCCTTGAGGCTTTTAATGAGGTTATCATACGCGTCATGGCTTGGACATCTCACGAAGTATTCCACCGCGGCCCGCCGTACATTCTCGTTCGGATTTTCAAAAAGCTTCAATATCTTCTCGTCGTTACCCTTGCTTTTCATATTCGCAAGCGCGTCGGTGGCGATCTCGCGCACCCACCAGTCGGGATCTCCAAGAGCAATTATCAATGTTTCGGTCGCACGCGTATCTCTGAGGTTCTGGAGAACTTCCACCCCGGCCCGTCTTACGTTTACATCGCCACCTTTTATTATCGCGATGACGTCCCTGATAATGTCTACGCTGGCGGTCTTGCTGATAGCGTCGACAGTGGTCTGGCGCACGACCATGTCGCTGTTATTAATGTTCGGGAGAAGATTTTTCGCCATATCCGGATTGCCGATGTCGCCGAGTATCTGAATGATATCGGTAGTTATCTTGGGATCGTTCTCAACCTTCAGCTGGGCATAGAGCGGCTCGAGACTGTTGGGATCCTTCATCTTCCCAAGAGCGGTAACAGCCCTTTTCCTTATCCACCAGTCTTCGGAAGATATCAGCGGCAGGAGGCTTGCAAGCACCTTCTTCCCCCCGATCTCGGCAAGTATCTCCATCGCGCTCCCCTTGATGTCGCGCGACTTGGAATCAAGCATCGGAAGGATCTTATCCACAATGCCGAACGTGCCGAGCTTCTTCAATAATTCGGTCGCGCCTCTTCTTTGAAGGAAATCACCCTCGCGAAGAAAATCTATCAGCTCGTGAGTTATTGAACCTCCCCCCTTTTTAAGGAGTATGTCGCTGATCAGGGATCTAACCTCTTCCTTGTTATCACCCAAAAACTCGATGAAGATGATGGAATGTTTCTTCTCGTAGAACGCGTTAAGATATAGCTCCATATCCTTTTGAACGATCCTGTTTCCACGAAACGCATCTATCAAAGCCTTTAACCCGTCACTCCCATATTTGCCGAGGGTTGCGGCATGGCTTAGAGACACCTCCCCTGGATTGGAGATCAACTCGGTCATCGCCTTTTTTATCTTGTAGCCTTCAAACATCCATGCCTCATACCTGTATTTCTTTTCAAATCAATACGTTTTATTATAATTTACCTTTTTCGGGAAATCCCGCAAATTTCCAAATGGTTACATTCGGTAGTTTCAGGCACCTCTAATGCTGTATCGTTCTTTCCCCTTTTACAGTTTAATAGTATAGATACAAAACCAGAATTTTCCACTTTCCCCTCTTAAATACCCCCCGCCACAAATATCCCTAAAAGTTTACCACAATATCCCTTCTGGAGATTTGTACGAATGTTACATATCGTTCATTTTACTCTCTTTCCCCTTTTTTAGCGTTGCTTTTAGCCAAACCAGACACTAGGATTGTTTAAGTTAATGAAAGAAAAAATGCTTACCCTGCTGAATTCTGAGGAAGCCAAAAGCTACCTTGAAGATACGAGCGACCCAAAGCGCATCACCTCTTTTCGCGCTATTGCCGATACGATTGACGGCTTTTCCGGGCTGGCACACGCCAGTTTAAGGAAATCCGGCGTATTGCACGATGCCGAGGGGCTCTCCCCGGCGGGGGGTATAGCGCTGGCCGATGACGGGCGCATCTTCATTTCGGATGAATTCAACCACCGCGTCTGCGTATACAACGCTGACGGGAAAGAACATAAAGCCTTTGGGAAAAAAGGGGCCGAAAACGGGGAGTTTAACTACCCCAGGGGGCTTGCGCTCGACAACTCAGGCAACCTTTACATTGCCGACGCATGGAACCACAGGATAGCCGTTTATTCAGCAGACCTCACGTTCAAGACGGCTTTCGGCGAACTTGGCGCAGGGATTGGCGAATTGGATGAGCCGGTAAGCCTCATTGTGCGGGGTGATCGCCTGTACGTCCTTGAAAAATCCAACCACAGGATACAGGTGTTTACTCTGGACGGTAAGCCGGACGGCATCATTGGAGGTCGAGGTTCAGTTGACGAGCAGAACCAGTTTTATATGACAAATACCGTTGAAAGCCTGTTCCCATCCCCATCTTTTGAATACCCATCGGCAATAACAGCCGACAGAGACGGAAATATTTATGTAGCCGATACCAATAACCACCGGGTCATCAGGATAAGCGGCGCAACGATGCGCGCCGATACCAGCTTCAATTTGTGCGGCATAAAGTTCCCTTCCGGCCTCGTGTGCGATGCCGAGGGGAACCTCCACCTTACGCAGTTCAACATGGACTTCGTCTCCGTCTTTTCACCGGAAGGGATACATCTCTATTCGTACAAGCCCGGTATGGAGGTGCCTGTCGCCATCGCCTCGCGGGATAACCGGTTGTTCGTTGCCGACGGCATAAACTCTGGCGTAGTCTTCATGGAGATTACGCCAAAACATGACAGGAGAATATCCCTCGAAGGGAGATTCAACTTCCACCTCAAATCGGCATTGTCGCTTTTCGCGAACGGCAAAACGGGGGAAGCGGCAAAACATCTCGGCATGTGCGCTTCGACCCAGGAAAAACCCCAGCCTGAAGAGCTCGGTTCGCTACTCCCACAGGGGGATTACCTTTTCCATACCGGCAATGATGCCCTTGGAGCGGATGAGACGAAAACGGCGGAACCGTTTGCCGAGATGCTGGCCGCCTACTCCTCGGAACTTCTTGCCGATGCGATAAATACGATATCTGAAAAAACTCTCGACATCGACGAACTCTCGAAGGTGATGCTGAGGCTTGAAATCGCCTTCAAAACCGGAAGGGAATCGAACGATGACATCATGGTAGAAAAATACCTTGTACTGAAAAAGATTTACG
This window encodes:
- a CDS encoding cytochrome c family protein, with translation MKNRFVLIVFSIFLITLSDSGAEKSKVPSSWLDSYWYHPMAPQGESPKNWPEIEASLMPEDCGTCHEQKYLEWTTSRHSRAMRHGITGQLHEPWLSKEAQIACQACHSPLYEQQPYIVAGGRVVENRLYNRNLRLQGVACAACHIRKNVRYGPPVKRWVAPEAAHNGFVAVDDFNRSEFCKPCHQFEPEDRRVNGKLVQDTYEQWKASPAAKEGKSCASCHMADRTHTFQGIHSQRMVKNGVKIKILKEVDFAIISITNSGTGHKFPTYVTPKIAVTGRVINLNGVEMESTLIEYPIQWKVDLDMKTERFDTRLDPGETFEKKFNFPKIYSGNIYEIEVMVYPDEYYERFYSSLLDKKPEGVDLEKIKKALEDARNSSFSIYKRQFPF
- a CDS encoding HEAT repeat domain-containing protein; its protein translation is MFEGYKIKKAMTELISNPGEVSLSHAATLGKYGSDGLKALIDAFRGNRIVQKDMELYLNAFYEKKHSIIFIEFLGDNKEEVRSLISDILLKKGGGSITHELIDFLREGDFLQRRGATELLKKLGTFGIVDKILPMLDSKSRDIKGSAMEILAEIGGKKVLASLLPLISSEDWWIRKRAVTALGKMKDPNSLEPLYAQLKVENDPKITTDIIQILGDIGNPDMAKNLLPNINNSDMVVRQTTVDAISKTASVDIIRDVIAIIKGGDVNVRRAGVEVLQNLRDTRATETLIIALGDPDWWVREIATDALANMKSKGNDEKILKLFENPNENVRRAAVEYFVRCPSHDAYDNLIKSLKDKDWMVREKAIEGLGKLKDERAVDSIIELGNDADVRWGVPRALAAIGGDKAIVFLGDFLADPDRAIRLSALTALGNLKAKAALPLIKGIVKDADTEIRNAALQIIKEMTGHTVKANEIIAEQEREEMMGGGVISSSIVPDKTQILTEAILVLDLVGSTDMSANYGDEFALRVTSRLVETSKPIAARNRVRFTKSTGDGYLMTFSEIDNALKFAMEVSKTIEKNNLAVPDNEKIDIRIALNYGETRVDTKGDRLGTAVNMTFRVEGVKPDNLIEDEGGMKPEELPLVNRILITEYVKKEIDKSEQYKIRYVGFFELKGISGRHRIYQVILD